A window from Variovorax sp. PBL-E5 encodes these proteins:
- the bamA gene encoding outer membrane protein assembly factor BamA, translating into MNTSFSRFRLRSVAAVIAGALAATAAWAVEPFTIRDIRVEGLQRVEPGTIFASLPVRVGDTYNDERGSAAIRALFDLGLFKDVRIDVSGNVLVVIVEERPTIADVDFVGTKEFDKAALQKALREVGLTDGRPYDKALTDRAEQELKRQYVSHSLYNAQVVTTVTPIERNRVNLTFTVTEGEAARIREVHVVGNKAFSESTLLDLFDQDAGGWLSWYTKSNQYSRAKLNADLETLRSYYLTRGYLEFRIDSTQVALSPDRKDLSVTVNITEGEKFVVAGVKLAGNYLGRDDEFKSLVTIKPGEPYNGEDVTATTKAFTDYFGTFGYAFARVQAEPEIDRVNNRVSLTLQGEPARRVYVRRVIVSGNNRTRDEVIRREFRQYEASWYDGDKIKLSRDRVDRLGFFTEVNVDTQEVPGSPDQVDLTISVTEKPTGTLQLGAGFSSADKVSLTFGISQENVFGSGNFLGVQVNTSHYARTLSVTATDPYFTKDGISRSFSLYHTTTRPYYSADGDYQLVNDGASIRFGVPFSEVDTVFFGAGIERYHFNPGTNFTFLVPNAYQTYFGCTANAFDIITSCSKDNIWGIPLTVGWSRDDRDSALVPTKGRLQRANLEVGVGGDMRYFKSSYQYQQFFPINKQYTASINGEVGYGKAIGNKAFPIFKNFYAGGLGSVRGFEQNSLGPKDVPLLGQTDGAALGGTKKAIFNAELSTPFPGAGNDRTLRLYGFFDAGNVFGDRQPYVTDAQWKAQQKIRASIGLGVSWISPLGPLRLAYAIPIRYQKEDDSDLLHPIAKDRIQRVQFQIGTSF; encoded by the coding sequence ATGAACACATCATTCAGTCGCTTTCGCCTGCGTAGCGTCGCCGCGGTGATCGCCGGTGCACTGGCTGCCACGGCAGCCTGGGCCGTCGAGCCCTTCACGATTCGCGACATCCGGGTCGAAGGCCTGCAGCGCGTGGAGCCCGGCACGATCTTCGCCTCGCTGCCCGTGCGCGTCGGCGACACCTACAACGACGAGCGCGGCTCGGCGGCGATCCGTGCGCTGTTCGACCTGGGGCTCTTCAAGGATGTGCGCATCGACGTCAGCGGCAACGTGCTGGTGGTGATCGTCGAAGAGCGGCCGACCATCGCCGATGTCGACTTCGTCGGCACCAAGGAGTTCGACAAGGCCGCGCTGCAAAAGGCGCTGCGCGAGGTCGGGCTGACCGATGGCCGCCCCTACGACAAGGCGCTGACCGACCGCGCGGAGCAGGAGCTCAAGCGCCAGTACGTCAGCCACAGCCTTTACAACGCCCAGGTCGTCACCACCGTCACGCCGATCGAGCGCAACCGCGTCAACCTCACCTTCACCGTGACCGAGGGCGAGGCCGCGCGCATCCGCGAAGTGCACGTCGTCGGCAACAAGGCCTTCAGCGAATCCACGCTGCTCGACCTGTTCGACCAGGACGCCGGCGGCTGGCTGAGCTGGTACACCAAATCCAACCAGTACTCGCGCGCCAAGCTCAACGCCGACCTCGAGACGCTGCGCTCCTACTACCTCACCCGCGGCTACCTCGAGTTCCGCATCGACTCGACGCAGGTCGCCCTCTCGCCCGACCGCAAGGACCTGTCGGTCACCGTGAACATCACCGAAGGCGAGAAGTTCGTCGTTGCCGGCGTCAAGCTCGCCGGCAACTACCTCGGGCGCGACGACGAGTTCAAGTCGCTGGTGACCATCAAGCCCGGCGAGCCCTACAACGGCGAGGACGTGACGGCGACCACCAAGGCCTTCACCGACTACTTCGGCACCTTCGGCTATGCGTTCGCACGCGTCCAGGCCGAGCCCGAGATCGACCGCGTCAACAACCGCGTCTCGCTGACCCTGCAGGGTGAACCTGCACGCCGTGTCTACGTGCGACGCGTGATCGTGAGCGGCAACAACCGCACGCGCGACGAAGTGATCCGCCGCGAATTCCGCCAGTACGAGGCGTCCTGGTATGACGGCGACAAGATCAAGCTGTCGCGCGACCGCGTCGACCGGCTGGGCTTCTTCACCGAGGTCAACGTCGACACGCAGGAAGTCCCGGGCTCGCCCGACCAGGTCGATCTGACCATCAGCGTGACCGAGAAGCCGACCGGCACCTTGCAACTGGGCGCCGGCTTCTCCAGTGCCGACAAGGTGTCGCTCACCTTCGGCATCTCGCAGGAGAACGTGTTCGGCTCGGGCAACTTCCTGGGCGTGCAGGTCAATACCAGCCACTATGCCCGCACGCTCTCGGTGACTGCCACCGACCCGTACTTCACCAAGGACGGCATCTCGCGCAGCTTCAGCCTCTACCACACGACCACACGGCCCTACTACAGTGCCGACGGCGACTATCAACTGGTCAACGACGGCGCGAGCATCCGTTTCGGCGTGCCGTTCAGCGAAGTCGATACCGTCTTCTTCGGCGCCGGCATCGAGCGCTACCACTTCAACCCCGGCACCAACTTCACGTTCCTCGTGCCCAACGCCTACCAGACCTATTTCGGCTGCACGGCGAATGCGTTCGACATCATCACGTCCTGTTCGAAGGACAACATCTGGGGCATTCCCCTGACCGTCGGCTGGTCGCGCGACGATCGCGACAGCGCACTCGTGCCGACGAAGGGGCGCCTGCAGCGCGCCAACCTCGAGGTCGGTGTGGGGGGCGACATGCGGTACTTCAAGTCCAGCTACCAGTACCAGCAATTCTTCCCGATCAACAAGCAATACACCGCCTCGATCAACGGCGAGGTGGGCTACGGCAAGGCGATCGGCAACAAGGCGTTCCCGATCTTCAAGAACTTCTATGCGGGCGGCCTCGGTTCGGTCCGCGGCTTCGAGCAGAACTCGCTCGGCCCCAAGGACGTTCCGCTGCTGGGCCAGACGGACGGCGCCGCACTCGGCGGCACCAAGAAGGCCATCTTCAACGCCGAACTCAGCACGCCGTTCCCCGGCGCGGGCAACGACCGCACGCTGCGCCTCTACGGCTTCTTCGACGCCGGCAACGTGTTCGGCGACCGTCAGCCGTACGTCACCGATGCGCAATGGAAGGCCCAGCAGAAGATCCGCGCCTCCATCGGCCTGGGTGTCAGCTGGATCTCGCCGCTCGGACCCCTGCGGCTGGCCTACGCGATCCCGATCCGCTACCAGAAGGAGGACGACTCCGACCTGCTGCACCCGATCGCGAAGGATAGAATTCAACGCGTGCAATTCCAGATCGGAACCTCTTTCTAA
- the fabZ gene encoding 3-hydroxyacyl-ACP dehydratase FabZ, translating to MKLDIHQILKLLPHRYPFLLVDRVLEMEKGKRITALKNVTMNEPFFNGHFPHRPVMPGVLMLEAMAQAAALLSFHSLDIVPDDNTVYYFAAIDGARFKRPVEPGDQLTLEVEIERMKAGISKFKGRALVGSELACEATLMCAMRQIS from the coding sequence ATGAAGCTCGACATCCATCAAATTCTCAAACTGCTGCCGCACCGCTATCCGTTCCTGCTGGTGGACCGCGTGCTCGAGATGGAAAAGGGCAAGCGGATCACTGCGCTCAAGAACGTGACGATGAACGAGCCCTTCTTCAACGGCCATTTCCCGCACCGCCCGGTAATGCCTGGCGTGTTGATGCTCGAAGCGATGGCGCAGGCCGCAGCGCTGCTGTCCTTTCATTCGCTCGACATCGTTCCGGACGACAACACGGTGTATTACTTCGCCGCCATCGACGGTGCGCGCTTCAAGCGGCCGGTGGAGCCGGGCGACCAGCTCACGCTCGAGGTCGAGATCGAGCGCATGAAGGCCGGCATTTCCAAGTTCAAGGGGCGTGCGCTGGTCGGCAGCGAGCTGGCGTGCGAAGCCACCCTGATGTGCGCCATGCGCCAGATCAGCTGA
- the lpxA gene encoding acyl-ACP--UDP-N-acetylglucosamine O-acyltransferase has product MTQVHSTAIVDPKAQLDTSVTVGPYTVIGPDVKIGAGTTVGAHCVIEGRTTIGRDSRIFQFSSLGAVPQDKKYAGEPTQLEIGDRNTVREFCTFNIGVPGAGGVTRVGHDNWIMAYTHIAHDCQVGNHTTLANNTTLAGHVHLGDWVTIGGLTGIHQFVSIGAHAMVGFASAVSQDVPPFMLVDGNPLAVRGFNVVGLRRRDFSAARIAAVKQMHRLLYRQGKTLEEARTAIDALATEVPESAGDVALMSGFLTHATRGIAR; this is encoded by the coding sequence ATGACCCAGGTTCATTCGACGGCCATCGTCGATCCGAAGGCGCAGCTCGACACCTCGGTCACGGTAGGCCCCTACACCGTGATCGGCCCCGACGTGAAGATCGGTGCGGGCACCACCGTCGGCGCGCACTGCGTGATCGAAGGCCGCACCACCATCGGGCGCGACAGCCGTATCTTTCAGTTCTCGTCGCTCGGCGCCGTGCCGCAGGACAAGAAGTACGCGGGCGAGCCGACCCAGCTCGAGATCGGCGACCGCAACACCGTCCGCGAGTTCTGCACCTTCAACATCGGCGTGCCCGGGGCCGGCGGCGTCACGCGCGTAGGCCATGACAACTGGATCATGGCGTACACCCACATCGCACACGACTGCCAGGTCGGCAATCACACCACGCTCGCCAACAACACGACACTCGCCGGCCACGTGCATCTGGGCGACTGGGTGACGATCGGCGGCTTGACGGGCATCCACCAGTTCGTGTCGATCGGTGCGCACGCGATGGTCGGCTTCGCCAGCGCAGTCTCGCAGGACGTGCCGCCCTTCATGCTGGTCGACGGCAATCCGCTCGCCGTGCGCGGCTTCAATGTGGTCGGTCTGCGGCGTCGTGATTTCTCCGCGGCACGGATCGCGGCAGTGAAGCAGATGCATCGGCTGCTCTATCGCCAGGGCAAGACGCTCGAAGAAGCCCGCACCGCAATCGATGCCCTCGCAACCGAAGTGCCGGAGTCGGCGGGTGATGTCGCGCTGATGAGCGGCTTCCTGACCCACGCTACGCGCGGCATTGCGCGTTGA
- the carA gene encoding glutamine-hydrolyzing carbamoyl-phosphate synthase small subunit has translation MLLSLKGNFPPAILALADGTVFLGNSIGATGATTGEVVFNTAMTGYQEILTDPSYCQQIVTLTYPHIGNYGVNEEDIESGRIQAAGLVIKDLPLLASNFRSGATLNEYLVRGNTVAIANIDTRRLTRHLRTQGAQNGSIRGLAQGEAVTQALIDQTIAAAKAAPSMSGLDLAKVVSVAETYEWTQTEWKLGAGYGVQITPKFHVVAYDYGVKKNILRMIAQRGARITVVPAQTSAADVLKLRPDGIFLANGPGDPEPCDYAIEATRELIDTGIPVFGICLGHQIMALASGAKTFKMKFGHHGANHPVKDLDNGRVSITSQNHGFAVDEKTLPDNLRPTHISLFDNTLQGLARTDRPAFCFQGHPEASPGPHDIGYLFDRFTALMQSHKEGQKNA, from the coding sequence GTGCTTTTGTCTCTCAAGGGAAATTTCCCGCCCGCCATCCTGGCGCTTGCAGACGGCACGGTCTTTCTCGGCAACTCGATCGGTGCCACCGGCGCCACGACCGGCGAAGTGGTGTTCAACACCGCCATGACCGGTTACCAGGAAATCCTGACCGACCCGAGCTATTGCCAGCAGATCGTCACGCTCACGTATCCGCACATCGGCAACTATGGCGTCAACGAGGAAGACATCGAATCCGGCAGGATCCAGGCCGCGGGCCTGGTCATCAAGGACCTGCCGCTGCTCGCATCGAACTTTCGCTCCGGCGCCACGCTGAACGAGTACCTGGTGCGCGGCAACACCGTCGCCATCGCCAACATCGACACGCGCCGGCTCACGCGGCATCTGCGCACGCAGGGCGCGCAGAACGGCAGCATCCGCGGACTGGCGCAGGGCGAAGCCGTGACGCAGGCGCTGATCGACCAGACCATCGCCGCCGCCAAGGCCGCGCCCAGCATGTCCGGACTCGACCTCGCCAAGGTGGTGTCGGTCGCGGAAACCTATGAATGGACGCAGACCGAATGGAAGCTCGGCGCGGGCTATGGCGTGCAGATCACGCCCAAGTTCCACGTCGTCGCCTACGACTACGGCGTCAAGAAGAACATCCTGCGCATGATCGCCCAGCGCGGCGCGCGCATCACGGTCGTGCCCGCGCAAACGTCCGCGGCCGACGTGCTCAAGCTGCGGCCCGACGGCATCTTCCTGGCCAATGGCCCGGGCGACCCGGAACCCTGCGACTACGCCATCGAAGCCACGCGCGAACTGATCGACACCGGCATCCCGGTCTTCGGCATCTGCCTCGGCCACCAGATCATGGCGCTGGCCTCCGGCGCGAAGACGTTCAAGATGAAGTTCGGCCACCACGGGGCGAACCATCCGGTGAAGGACCTGGACAACGGCCGCGTGAGCATCACCAGCCAGAACCACGGCTTCGCGGTCGACGAGAAGACCTTGCCGGACAACCTGCGGCCCACCCACATCAGCCTGTTCGACAACACTTTGCAGGGCTTGGCGCGCACCGACCGGCCGGCGTTCTGCTTCCAGGGCCATCCCGAGGCCTCGCCGGGTCCGCACGACATCGGCTATCTCTTCGACCGCTTCACGGCACTCATGCAAAGTCACAAGGAAGGCCAGAAGAATGCCTAA
- a CDS encoding TrmH family RNA methyltransferase: MSVGEVDRVTSRDNSLLKELRKLAQDPGGYRKAGRIWLEGDHLCRAARERGLRPAVAVFAESVWPSARVEWADVADRTVVIADALLAGVSGLGSPAPMGFVLDVPARPSIAPDAPTVVLDRLQDAGNVGSILRSAAAFGFTQVIALKGTAALWAPKVLRAGMGAHFGLRLIEGVEIDALDALAVPCIATSSHRGEWLHEARLPFPCAWLMGHEGQGVGAALEARAARHVRIAQPGGEESLNVAAAAAICLHASATAAGS, translated from the coding sequence ATGAGTGTCGGCGAGGTTGACCGCGTCACTTCCCGCGACAACTCGCTGCTGAAGGAATTGCGCAAGCTGGCGCAGGACCCGGGCGGCTATCGCAAGGCCGGCCGCATCTGGCTCGAGGGCGACCATCTGTGCCGGGCCGCGCGCGAACGCGGGCTGCGGCCGGCGGTCGCGGTGTTCGCCGAGTCCGTCTGGCCGAGCGCACGGGTGGAATGGGCGGATGTCGCCGACAGGACGGTCGTGATCGCCGACGCATTGCTCGCCGGCGTGAGTGGCTTGGGCTCGCCCGCGCCGATGGGCTTCGTCCTCGACGTCCCGGCACGGCCTTCGATCGCACCCGACGCGCCCACCGTGGTGCTCGACCGGCTGCAGGATGCCGGCAATGTGGGCTCCATCCTGCGCAGCGCGGCGGCCTTCGGGTTCACCCAGGTCATCGCGCTCAAGGGCACCGCGGCACTGTGGGCGCCCAAGGTGCTGCGCGCCGGCATGGGTGCGCATTTCGGCCTGCGGCTGATCGAAGGCGTCGAGATCGATGCGCTCGATGCGCTGGCCGTGCCCTGCATCGCGACCAGCTCGCACCGCGGTGAATGGCTTCACGAGGCCCGGTTGCCGTTTCCATGCGCCTGGCTGATGGGCCATGAAGGGCAGGGCGTCGGCGCCGCGCTCGAGGCCCGTGCCGCCCGCCACGTGCGCATCGCCCAGCCGGGCGGCGAGGAGTCGCTCAACGTCGCCGCGGCCGCGGCAATTTGCCTGCATGCGAGCGCCACCGCGGCGGGTTCTTGA
- the lpxB gene encoding lipid-A-disaccharide synthase — protein sequence MTAAARQFALVAGEPSGDLLAGLLLDGLRARWPDMQAAGIGGPQMLARGFESWWPQDKLAVRGYVEVLRHYAEIAGIRRQLRARLLREWPQLFIGVDAPDFNLDLEAALRSRGMKTVHFVCPSIWAWRPERAEKLRAAASHVLCIFPFEPALLAAQGIAASYVGHPLADVVPMTPDQAGARAALGLGAHEQVVALLPGSRRSEVRYLAARFFAAAALMHKAQPALRFIAPILPGLRAEVEQLLQASGMTGRVTLLDGQSHAALAACDVTLIASGTATLEAALFKRPMVIAYNMNRLSWRLMHRQQLQPWVGLPNILCGDFVVPELLQEAATPEALCEATLAWLASPDKVHALQQRFCALHAELQRDTPTLCADAIQKVLEG from the coding sequence ATGACCGCTGCGGCACGCCAGTTCGCGCTGGTCGCGGGCGAGCCTTCGGGCGACCTGCTGGCCGGCTTGCTGCTCGACGGGCTGCGGGCGCGTTGGCCCGACATGCAGGCGGCCGGGATCGGCGGCCCGCAGATGCTTGCGCGCGGCTTCGAAAGCTGGTGGCCGCAGGACAAGCTCGCCGTGCGCGGCTACGTCGAGGTGCTGCGCCACTATGCCGAGATCGCCGGCATCCGGCGTCAATTGCGGGCGCGCCTCCTGCGCGAGTGGCCGCAGCTCTTCATCGGCGTCGATGCGCCGGATTTCAACCTGGACCTCGAAGCCGCGCTGCGCAGCCGCGGCATGAAGACGGTCCATTTCGTCTGCCCGTCGATCTGGGCCTGGCGGCCGGAGCGCGCCGAGAAGCTGCGCGCGGCGGCCAGCCATGTGCTGTGTATCTTTCCCTTCGAGCCCGCATTGCTCGCGGCGCAGGGCATCGCGGCCAGCTACGTCGGCCATCCGCTGGCCGACGTGGTTCCAATGACGCCGGACCAGGCCGGTGCCCGTGCGGCGCTCGGTCTCGGCGCGCACGAGCAGGTCGTCGCGCTGCTGCCCGGCAGCCGGCGCTCCGAAGTGCGCTATCTCGCCGCGCGCTTCTTCGCGGCCGCAGCGCTGATGCACAAGGCGCAGCCCGCGCTCAGGTTCATCGCGCCCATCCTGCCCGGCCTGCGGGCCGAGGTCGAGCAGCTGCTGCAGGCCAGCGGCATGACGGGCCGCGTCACGCTGCTCGACGGCCAGTCGCATGCCGCGCTGGCCGCCTGCGACGTCACCCTGATCGCCAGCGGCACCGCGACGCTGGAGGCGGCGCTGTTCAAGCGGCCGATGGTGATCGCCTACAACATGAACCGGCTGTCGTGGCGGCTGATGCACCGCCAGCAGTTGCAGCCATGGGTCGGCCTGCCGAACATCCTGTGCGGCGACTTCGTGGTGCCGGAACTGCTGCAGGAGGCGGCTACGCCCGAGGCGCTGTGCGAGGCCACGTTGGCCTGGCTGGCTTCGCCGGACAAGGTTCACGCCTTGCAACAACGTTTTTGCGCGCTGCATGCCGAATTGCAGCGCGATACGCCGACACTGTGCGCCGATGCGATCCAGAAAGTTCTTGAAGGCTGA
- the lpxD gene encoding UDP-3-O-(3-hydroxymyristoyl)glucosamine N-acyltransferase: protein MALRLGAIIEALGGELQGDPALSIERLAPLQTAEADALSFLSHPKYRKELAASRAGCVIVSPAMREAAAARGAFIATADPYLYFARLTQLWKKTHAVAETQRIHPSAVIDSQAHVASDARIGALCVVERGARIGAGTVLKSRVTVSEDCVIGARCLLHPGVVIGADGFGLAPHEGAWVKIEQLGAVRIGDDVEIGANTCIDRGALEDTVIEDGVKLDNLIQIGHNVRVGKHTAMAGCVGVAGSAVIGAHCTIGGGAIVLGHLALADGVHISAATVVTRSIHKPGQYTGMFPIDDNAAWEKNAATLKQLHGLRERLKALEKATKQDPQP from the coding sequence GTGGCACTGCGGCTCGGCGCGATCATCGAAGCCCTCGGGGGCGAACTGCAGGGCGACCCTGCGCTGTCCATCGAGCGGCTCGCGCCGCTCCAAACGGCTGAGGCCGATGCCCTCAGTTTCCTGAGTCATCCCAAGTACCGCAAGGAGCTCGCGGCCTCGCGGGCCGGGTGCGTGATCGTCTCGCCTGCGATGCGGGAGGCCGCGGCCGCGCGCGGCGCGTTCATCGCGACGGCCGATCCGTACCTGTATTTCGCCCGCCTCACGCAGCTCTGGAAGAAGACGCATGCGGTGGCCGAGACACAGCGCATCCATCCCAGCGCAGTGATCGATTCCCAGGCGCACGTCGCTTCCGACGCCCGCATCGGCGCGCTGTGCGTCGTCGAGCGGGGCGCGCGCATCGGTGCCGGGACTGTGCTGAAGTCCAGGGTGACGGTCAGCGAGGACTGCGTCATCGGCGCGCGCTGCCTCCTGCATCCGGGCGTGGTGATCGGTGCCGATGGTTTCGGGCTGGCGCCGCACGAAGGCGCGTGGGTCAAGATCGAGCAGCTCGGCGCGGTGCGCATCGGTGACGATGTGGAGATCGGCGCCAACACCTGCATCGATCGCGGCGCGCTCGAGGACACGGTGATCGAGGATGGCGTCAAGCTCGACAACCTGATCCAGATCGGCCACAACGTGCGCGTCGGCAAGCACACGGCGATGGCCGGCTGCGTCGGCGTGGCGGGCAGCGCCGTCATCGGCGCCCATTGCACCATCGGCGGCGGCGCCATCGTGCTCGGGCACCTGGCCCTGGCGGACGGCGTGCACATCTCGGCGGCGACCGTGGTCACGCGATCGATCCACAAGCCGGGCCAGTACACAGGCATGTTTCCCATCGACGACAATGCGGCCTGGGAGAAAAACGCCGCCACGCTCAAGCAATTGCATGGGTTGAGGGAGCGTTTGAAGGCACTCGAAAAAGCGACGAAACAGGATCCGCAACCATGA
- a CDS encoding OmpH family outer membrane protein — protein sequence MNLLLRAAGALLIPACALIAAPVHAQPQPQETFRIGFVNPDRVLREAQPAKAAQAKLEAEFLKREKDLTAQGDALKAASEKFDREAPTLSDSQRAARQRTLIDQDRDFQRRRREFQEDLNARKNEELQQVYERANRVVKQVAEAEKYDAILQEAIYINPKHDITDKVIKALNASSATPPSSSPASGK from the coding sequence ATGAACCTCTTGCTTCGCGCCGCCGGTGCACTGCTGATTCCCGCCTGCGCGCTCATTGCGGCGCCTGTTCACGCGCAGCCACAGCCGCAGGAAACCTTTCGCATCGGCTTCGTGAATCCCGATCGTGTGCTGCGCGAGGCCCAGCCGGCCAAGGCGGCGCAGGCCAAGCTCGAGGCCGAATTCCTGAAGCGCGAAAAGGATCTCACGGCGCAAGGCGACGCGCTCAAGGCGGCCTCCGAGAAGTTCGACCGCGAGGCGCCCACGCTGTCCGATAGCCAGCGTGCTGCGCGCCAGCGCACCCTGATCGACCAGGACCGCGACTTCCAGCGCCGCCGCCGCGAGTTCCAGGAAGATCTGAATGCGCGCAAGAACGAAGAGCTTCAGCAGGTCTATGAGCGCGCGAACCGCGTGGTGAAGCAGGTGGCCGAGGCCGAGAAGTACGACGCGATCCTGCAGGAAGCGATCTACATCAATCCCAAGCACGACATCACCGACAAGGTGATCAAGGCGCTGAACGCTTCTTCCGCCACGCCTCCTTCATCATCCCCTGCCAGCGGCAAGTAA
- the rnhB gene encoding ribonuclease HII codes for MRSRKFLKAEQAQLMWDAPGLLAGVDEAGRGPLAGPVVAAAVILDDQRPIRGLADSKTLTALQRERLNEQILARALCCSVAQASVEEIDTHNILQATMLAMRRAVEGLRLKPAKVLVDGNRLPTLDVLAEAIVQGDARVKAISAASILAKVHRDKLCAELHAEFPHYGFAAHKGYGTPEHLEALLRHGACVHHRRSFSPVAAALARTAAQADMSMAASIEVRVETRVDVRTAP; via the coding sequence ATGCGATCCAGAAAGTTCTTGAAGGCTGAGCAGGCCCAGCTGATGTGGGATGCCCCCGGGCTCCTGGCCGGCGTGGACGAGGCCGGCCGCGGCCCGCTGGCCGGCCCGGTCGTGGCCGCGGCCGTGATCCTCGACGACCAGCGGCCGATCCGCGGCCTGGCCGATTCCAAGACCCTGACCGCGCTGCAGCGCGAGCGTCTCAACGAGCAGATCCTCGCCCGCGCGCTGTGCTGTTCGGTCGCACAGGCCAGCGTCGAGGAGATCGACACCCACAACATCCTCCAGGCCACGATGCTGGCGATGCGGCGCGCCGTCGAGGGCCTGCGGCTGAAGCCGGCCAAGGTGCTGGTCGACGGCAATCGCTTGCCGACGCTGGACGTGCTGGCCGAAGCCATCGTGCAAGGCGACGCGCGGGTCAAGGCGATCTCGGCCGCATCGATCCTGGCCAAGGTGCATCGCGACAAGTTGTGTGCAGAGCTGCACGCCGAATTTCCCCACTACGGCTTTGCTGCCCACAAGGGCTATGGCACGCCCGAGCATCTCGAAGCGCTGCTGCGTCATGGCGCCTGCGTGCATCACCGTCGATCGTTCAGTCCGGTTGCCGCGGCCCTCGCCAGGACGGCGGCCCAGGCCGACATGTCGATGGCGGCGAGCATCGAGGTGCGGGTCGAAACCCGCGTCGACGTCCGGACCGCGCCATGA
- the rseP gene encoding RIP metalloprotease RseP, which produces MMLTVIAFIVALGVLIAVHEYGHYRVAVACGVKVLRFSIGFGKTLYRWQPRRQHAGQSTEFVIGAFPFGGYVKMLDEREGPVAPEERHLAFNTQPLRSRAAIVAAGPIANLLLAVLLYTLVNWIGVQEPVAALARPVAASLAEQAGLHGGEHITRAGFDGDLEPVQSFEDLRWRMTRGALDGRDLTLEIAGDGGRPARQLVLPLSRIEAKDADAQMFRKIGIIAPLSRPEIGEVMPGGAAARAGLRSGDLVQSVGATDIVDGQQLREVIRSSVEGGQAHRQMWQVERAGHIIPIEVAPDVRVEGTAKVGRIGAYVGALPETVTVRQGPIDGVWRGTVRTWEVSALTVRMMGRMVVGEASLRNLSGPLTIADYAGKSASMGFTQYLLFLALISVSLGVLNLMPLPVLDGGHLMYYLWEGLTGKSVSDAWMERLQRGGVALLLVMMSIALFNDVTRLFG; this is translated from the coding sequence CTGATGCTCACAGTCATCGCCTTCATCGTGGCACTCGGCGTGCTGATCGCCGTGCACGAGTACGGCCACTACCGGGTGGCCGTGGCCTGCGGCGTCAAGGTGCTGCGCTTTTCGATCGGCTTCGGCAAGACCCTGTATCGCTGGCAACCCAGGCGCCAGCATGCGGGGCAAAGCACCGAGTTCGTGATCGGCGCCTTTCCGTTCGGCGGCTACGTGAAGATGCTCGACGAGCGCGAAGGCCCGGTCGCGCCCGAGGAGCGCCATCTCGCCTTCAACACGCAGCCCTTGCGCTCGCGCGCCGCGATCGTGGCCGCCGGCCCGATCGCCAACCTGCTGCTCGCAGTGCTGCTTTACACGCTGGTCAACTGGATCGGTGTGCAGGAACCCGTCGCCGCGCTCGCGCGGCCGGTGGCGGCCTCGCTGGCCGAGCAGGCGGGTCTGCATGGCGGCGAGCACATCACGCGCGCCGGTTTCGACGGCGACCTGGAACCGGTGCAGTCCTTCGAGGACCTGCGCTGGCGCATGACGCGCGGCGCGCTCGACGGCCGCGACCTGACGCTCGAGATCGCCGGCGACGGCGGCCGGCCGGCGCGCCAGCTGGTGTTGCCCTTGAGCCGCATCGAAGCCAAGGATGCCGATGCGCAGATGTTCCGCAAGATCGGCATCATCGCGCCGCTGAGCCGTCCCGAGATCGGCGAAGTGATGCCCGGCGGCGCGGCGGCGCGCGCGGGCCTTCGCAGCGGCGACCTCGTGCAGTCGGTCGGTGCCACGGACATCGTCGATGGACAGCAACTGCGCGAGGTGATCCGCAGTTCCGTCGAAGGCGGCCAAGCGCACAGGCAGATGTGGCAGGTCGAGCGCGCGGGCCACATCATCCCCATCGAGGTCGCGCCCGATGTGCGCGTGGAAGGAACGGCCAAGGTCGGCCGCATCGGTGCCTATGTCGGCGCATTGCCCGAGACCGTCACCGTGCGGCAGGGCCCGATCGACGGCGTCTGGCGCGGCACGGTCCGCACCTGGGAGGTCTCGGCCCTCACCGTGCGGATGATGGGCAGGATGGTCGTCGGCGAAGCCTCGCTCAGGAACCTGAGCGGGCCACTGACCATCGCCGACTACGCCGGCAAGTCCGCGAGCATGGGCTTCACGCAATACCTGTTGTTCCTGGCACTCATCAGCGTGAGCCTCGGGGTGCTGAATCTCATGCCGCTGCCGGTCCTCGATGGAGGTCACCTGATGTATTATCTTTGGGAGGGCCTGACCGGCAAAAGCGTCTCCGACGCATGGATGGAACGGCTTCAGCGCGGCGGGGTGGCGCTGCTGCTTGTCATGATGTCGATTGCACTCTTCAACGACGTGACGCGGCTCTTTGGTTAA